The genomic window GGTTCCGGACTCATTAATCGGAAGGGAATATCAAAAATGGGCAGACCTATATTGGGAAGTGTTTAATAGGAATAAAGGCTCCCTGGCAGCCAAATTTGCACTTGAAGGTACTGTAGACATTCTTAGAAGAATAGATCAGCCCTTGATGTTCAGCAGGTTAAACCAGGCCTTTGACGAAGACTTGGCTTACGGCCTGGCAGCAACTTTTGGGAAACAATATGTAGCAAATACAAAAGGACTGGATGCCTCCGTCGCTTATCTCGATTCCGTTCGAAGCCTGACTAAAGAGAAGGATGTTCATAAAGCCATTGACCAGTCCATCATCAAGCTTCATTTCGATAGCGCAAATGTGGACATTGCCAGCGAATTACTTGCCAAGTACGAGAGGAAGTACATCAAAAAGGATGAAGAGCCTAGTTTTTGGTACAAGAACATTCGGTATGAGATAAGTAACTTTGCTCCGGGTATGGGACTTCCTGACTTCAGTTTTGTAACTGCAGCAGGAGATTCAGTAAATAAATCCGGACTGCTGGGAACAGTATATGTGCTGGAGTTTTCCAGGTTAGCAAATTCTCTTTACCAGTCTCAATATGATGAGTCTACTGTGATTTATCAGATCTACAATCCCCAGGGGCTGGAATATTTCACCATCCCTTTCGACGAAAGCGTGAATACCATAATCGGTTTTTTCCAGGAGCGTAACAGATTCTGGGCACTGGCTGACCCACCTAGTTTTGATGCACAAGGCATCGTTGATGATTTTAATGTGCAGTATTTTCCAACTCGAATATTGGTAGATCAAAATGGAAATATTGTTCGAAAATTTGTGGGAGAGGAATTCGAACAGATAATTCCTGCCATTACTCAAACTTTATCTAACAACTAATTATAAGCTTACTATGCGGAGATTTTTAATTGCCGGAAACTGGAAGATGAATTGTGGTCCTGATGAAGCAGCAGGATTACTAGAAGGGCTAAAAACTAAGAAAGCTGAAGTTTCTGAAGATGTGGATGTACTCGTTTGTCCTCCATTTGTATCGTTATCCATGTCGGTTAATTATTTACATGATACAGACGTCCAGGTTGGAGCACAGAACTTTCATTTTGAAGATAATGGTGCTTATACCGGAGAAATTAGTGCGAGTATGCTTACCGAAGCAGGCTGTTCTTTTGTGCTTATAGGTCACTCTGAGCGCAGAGAATATTTTGGAGAAACGGATAGTACGGTGAATAAGAAAACACATAAGGCACTTGCTCATAACTTAGTTCCTGTAGTTTGTGTGGGTGAATCACTTGATCAGCGTAAGGAAGGAGTTCATTTCGATCTTGTAAAAGATCAGGTCAACGCTGCGTTTGAAGGGATTGATGAAAATACTGCCCTTGATGTAGTAATTGCTTATGAACCCATTTGGGCAATTGGGACCGGAGAAACGGCTACCCCTGAACAAGCTCAGGAAATGCATGCCCATATTCGAGGAGTCTTGGCAAGTTTATATGATGATGAAACCGCACAAGCAATCAGAATTTTATATGGTGGTAGTATGAAGCCAGGAAATGCTGAAGAGTTACTAGGGCAAACGGATGTAGATGGTGGTTTAATCGGTGGTGCCAGCTTAAATGCTGACAGTTTTGCTGAAATCATCACCATTGCAGAAAAGCTCTCTTAGTTATTAGAACATGTCTAAAAACGTACTACTAGTAGGTTCAGGAGGGCGTGAACATGCTCTGGCCTGGGCAATTGCAAAATCTCCGCTACTAAACACACTATTCGTTGCACCAGGTAATCCCGGAACAGCAGAGGTTGGGAAAAACGTAAGCCTTGATGTTAGCGATCACGCTGCAGTATTGTCCTTCGTTAAGGAGAATGATGTTGCACTTACAGTAGTTGGGCCCGAGCAGCCTTTAGTAGATGGAATTGCCGATTATCTTGAAGAACATGGATATGCTGTATTTGGCCCAAAAAAGGTAGCAGCTATGTTGGAAGGAAGTAAGGAGTTTGCCAAGGACTTCATGAAAAGGCATCAAATTCCTACTGCTGCTTACGAGGTATTTAGCCAGGATGAATTTGATAAAGCTGCTGAATACATCAAACAGGAGAATAAGTATCCGGTAGTGCTTAAAGCGGATGGGTTAGCTGCTGGAAAAGGAGTGTTGATTCCTGAATCTGAAAAGGAAGCTATGGACGCCTTAGAAGAGCTCTCCTCAGGATCACTAAGTGGTGCAGCTTCCAGATTGGTGATTGAAGAATTCATGGAAGGAGAAGAGGCTTCAGTTTTTGCCATCTGTGATGGAAATTCATTCAAAGTGATAGGAAATGCACAGGATCATAAAAGAGTAGGAGAGGGCGATACAGGTTTAAATACCGGTGGAATGGGAGCGTATTCACCGGCGCCGATTGTGACCGATGCGATCCTGAACATTGTAGAAGATTCGATTATTGAGCCTACCATATCAGGAATGAAAGAAGAGGGAAACCCATATACTGGTTTTCTGTATGTCGGTTTAATGATTACTTCAGAAGGTTCTAAAGTAGTTGAGTATAATTGTCGATTTGGTGATCCTGAATGTGAAGTTATCATTCCGAGGCTCGAAAGTGACTTATTAGAAGCACTTTTAGCTTCAGTGGAAGGAAATCTTGAACAGGTGGATATCAGATTTGATGATAAATACCGTTGTACGGTAGTACTTGCATCAGGAGGCTATCCAAAATCTTATGAAAAGGGTAAGGTAATTACCGGAATTGAAGATGTTGAACATGCCATTGTCTTCCACGCAGGTACAAAGTTTGAAGATGCTGACATTGTTACTAACGGAGGGCGTGTGCTCAATGTAGTTGGCGCAGGAGATACGCTGAAAAAATCCATTGAAAACACTTATTTAGAAGTCAAAAAAATCAGTTTTGAAAAAGCCTTCTATCGAAGCGATATTGGAGCAAAAGGACTAAAACACCTTTCTTAGTTGTTTAAAAAACAGATCTACATCAAAAAGAAGCGGATTAGTCCCCTCTTGGGAGGGGATTTAGGGGTGGGTCTTGTGGTTTTTTTGTTTCTACAATTTGCTACAAATTTAAGCGCGCAGGAGGTCATCTATTCTGGCCTTGATAATCCAACCTCCATTTATGCTACTCAGGATCATCTTTTTGTAGTCGAATCTGGAAAACATCGCATTCTAAAGCTCGATCACAATGGAAAACTTCTGGAAACACTTGGGGGATTAGGCTCAGGTGATTACCAGTTCGATACCCCGATTGATATTGATGCCACTAATGGGTTAAAGATTTATATCTCTGATTACCGTAATAACCGTGTACAGATTTTTGATCGTCGATTTCAATACCTGTCCACAATCAGAGCTCCACAAGGCCAGAGAAGTTTCAGACCAACTCAACTGATAGTCAATGATTTTGGAGAGTTGTTTGTGTACGATGAGTCCTCGAAATCAATTCATAGATATGATGAGAATGGGAATTTTATTGATAGCTATAAAGTGCCCAGTGGTCTGGAAGTTGGAAAAATCGGTTTACGTGAAGATCAACTGGCTTTGATTGATTGGAAGAATAATAAAGTCCAGTTTATGAGCCAAAATGGATTGTTAGGTGAGGAGTTTCCATTTCAAGTAGCACAC from Balneola sp. includes these protein-coding regions:
- a CDS encoding triose-phosphate isomerase, encoding MRRFLIAGNWKMNCGPDEAAGLLEGLKTKKAEVSEDVDVLVCPPFVSLSMSVNYLHDTDVQVGAQNFHFEDNGAYTGEISASMLTEAGCSFVLIGHSERREYFGETDSTVNKKTHKALAHNLVPVVCVGESLDQRKEGVHFDLVKDQVNAAFEGIDENTALDVVIAYEPIWAIGTGETATPEQAQEMHAHIRGVLASLYDDETAQAIRILYGGSMKPGNAEELLGQTDVDGGLIGGASLNADSFAEIITIAEKLS
- the purD gene encoding phosphoribosylamine--glycine ligase encodes the protein MSKNVLLVGSGGREHALAWAIAKSPLLNTLFVAPGNPGTAEVGKNVSLDVSDHAAVLSFVKENDVALTVVGPEQPLVDGIADYLEEHGYAVFGPKKVAAMLEGSKEFAKDFMKRHQIPTAAYEVFSQDEFDKAAEYIKQENKYPVVLKADGLAAGKGVLIPESEKEAMDALEELSSGSLSGAASRLVIEEFMEGEEASVFAICDGNSFKVIGNAQDHKRVGEGDTGLNTGGMGAYSPAPIVTDAILNIVEDSIIEPTISGMKEEGNPYTGFLYVGLMITSEGSKVVEYNCRFGDPECEVIIPRLESDLLEALLASVEGNLEQVDIRFDDKYRCTVVLASGGYPKSYEKGKVITGIEDVEHAIVFHAGTKFEDADIVTNGGRVLNVVGAGDTLKKSIENTYLEVKKISFEKAFYRSDIGAKGLKHLS